The following are from one region of the Silene latifolia isolate original U9 population chromosome 9, ASM4854445v1, whole genome shotgun sequence genome:
- the LOC141601590 gene encoding protein FAR1-RELATED SEQUENCE 5-like — MLFYKIYAIACGFEARKSSTKRFKDGVIRTKCMVCHRQGFNNRKNRPPKADAKTTTVKTGDKTKAGAISANRKTKTAKTSTKKGEGTGAGEAENSNKQSGTRITKIKRWGCEAMIKFMSHENMYKIEQFHEGHNHPVTPVKNKEFEKLVVNINQLNEYHKQLISQNSRLNVGASLTYKLCKEQAEGFENVGATLTQFKNFQRNVKCLLNGKDGHMFISRLETLRETKGLVFSYETDADSALTRIFWTNADSIRCYALFGDAISFDPTYGTNKYNMKFAPFIGIDNHQKSKIWMRAFRS, encoded by the coding sequence ATGTTGTTCTATAAAATTTACgctattgcttgtgggtttgaagcaaggaagtcttcaaCTAAGAGGTTTAAAGATGGTGTTATTCGAACAAAATGCATGGTTTGTCATCGTCAAGGTTTTAATAACAGGAAAAATCGTCCTCCCAAAGCTGATGCAAAAACAACAACCGTTAAAACTGGTGACAAAACAAAAGCCGGTGCAATAAGtgcaaatagaaaaacaaaaactGCTAAAACCAGTACGAAAAAGGGTGAAGGTACAGGTGCAGGTGAAGCTGAGAATTCCAATAAGCAAAGTGGTACAAGAAtaactaaaattaaaaggtggggtTGTGAAGCAATGATAAAATTCATGTCCCATGAAAATATGTACAAGATTGAACAATTCCatgagggtcacaatcacccagTGACGCCTGTCAAAAATAAGGAATTTGAGAAACTTGTTGTTAATATAAATCAACTGAACGAATATCATAAGCAATTGATTTCCCAAAATTCCAGATTGAATGTCGgggctagtttaacatacaaGTTATGCAAGGAACAAGCAGAGGGTTTCGAAAATGTTGGAGCTACCCTTACGCAGTTCAAGAATTTCCAAAGGAATGTAAAGTGTCTACTAAATGGCAAGGATGGACATATGTTCATCTCTCGTTTAGAAACCCTCCGAGAAACAAAAGGGTTGGTATTTTCATATGAAACAGATGCTGACAGTGCTTTGACAAGAATTTTTTGGACAAATGCGGATTCCATCAGATGTTACGCATTGTTTGGTGATGCTATTTCATTCGATCCAACCTATGGAACGaacaaatataacatgaaattTGCACCTTTCATTGGCATTGACAATCACCAAAAGTCAAAAATTTGGATGCGTGCTTTTAGATCATGA